A region from the Falco rusticolus isolate bFalRus1 chromosome 4, bFalRus1.pri, whole genome shotgun sequence genome encodes:
- the EPC1 gene encoding enhancer of polycomb homolog 1 isoform X4, translated as MSKLSFRARALDASKPLPVFRCEDLPDLAEYASINRAVPQMPTGMEKEEESEHHLQRAISAQQVYGEKRDNMVIPVPEAESNIAYYESIYPGEFKMPKQLIHIQPFSLDAEQPDYDLDSEDEIFVNKLKKRMDISPLQFEEMIDRLEKGSGQQPVSLQEAKLLLKEDDELIREVYEYWIKKRKNCRGPSLIPAVKQEKRDGSSTNDPYVAFRRRTEKMQTRKNRKNDEASYEKMLKLRRDLSRAVTILEMIKRREKSKRELLHLTLEIMEKRYNLGDYSGEIVSEVMAQRQPIKPTYAIPIIPVTNSSPFKHQEAMELKEFKVKQDKPDVIRPKRKYEKKPKVLPSSAAATPQQTSPAALPVFNAKDLNQYDFPSSDEEPLSQVLSGSSEAEEENDPDGPFAFRRKAGCQYYAPHLDQPGNWPWSSPKEGRLGDVRYRYCLTTLTVPQRCIGFARRRVGRGGRVLLDRAHSDYDNTFHQLDLEMFSSSQHSSISQLANTSETNTSDKSFSKDLSQILVNIKSCRWRHFRPRTPSLHDSDNDELSCRKLYRGINRTGTAQPGTQTCSTSIQSKSSSGSAHFAFTAEQYQQHQQQLALMQKQQLAQIHQQQANSNSSANTSQNLETNQQESGFRLNLHHSHSVKCLEGTLQGFVSKTLDSVSAQFAASALVTSEQLMGFKMKDDVVLGIGVNGILQASGVYKGLHLSSTTPTALVHTSSSSTAGSALLQPSNITQTSSSHSALSHQVTAANSATTQVLIGSNIRLTVPSSVATVNSITTLNARHIPRTLSAVPSSALKLAAATNCQVPKVPASSSVDAVPRENHETEKPALNNIADNTVAMEVT; from the exons GAACATCATCTCCAGCGGGCTATCTCAGCACAACAAGTATATGGAGAGAAGAGGGATAACATGGTTATACCGGTTCCAGAAGCAGAAAGTAATATTGCATACTATGAATCTATATATCCTGGAGAATTTAAAATGCCAAAGCAGCTGATTCACATACAGC CTTTCAGTTTGGATGCTGAGCAGCCGGATTATGACTTGGATTCAGAAGATGAGATCTTTGTGAATAAGTTGAAGAAAAGAATGGACATCTCTCCTTTGCAATTTGAGGAGATGATAGACAGACTAGAAAAAGGCAGCGGTCAGCAG CCAGTCAGCCTGCAAGAGGCCAAGCTGTTGCTGAAGGAAGATGATGAATTGATCAGAGAAGTATATGAGTACTGgattaaaaagaggaaaaactgtcGAGGTCCCTCTCTTATCCCAGCAGTGAAACAAGAGAAGCGAGATGGTTCCAGCACAAATGACCCTTATGTTGCTTTTAGAAGACGGACAGAAAAGATGCAGACACGGAAA AATCGAAAAAATGATGAAGCATCTTATGAGAAGATGCTTAAGCTCCGTCGAGATCTGAGTCGTGCAGTAACCATCCTGGAGATGataaagaggagggaaaaaagcaagagagagtTGCTGCATTTAACACTGGAAATTATGGAAAAGAG GTATAATTTGGGTGACTACAGTGGAGAGATCGTGTCTGAGGTCATGGCACAGCGGCAACCAATTAAACCTACCTATGCTATTCCCATCATTCCTGTGACTAACAGCAGTCCTTTTAAACACCAAGAAGCTATGGAACTGAAAGAATTTAAAGTTAAA caAGATAAACCTGATGTTATTAGACCCAAAAGGAAGTATGAGAAGAAGCCAAAAGTCTTACCTTCGTCTGCTGCTGCTACTCCTCAACAGACAAGTCCTGCTGCACTGCCAGTCTTTAATGCTAAAGATTTGAATCAGTATGATTTTCCTAGCTCAGATGAAGAACCTCTCTCCCAG GTCTTGTCTGGTTCTTCGgaggctgaggaagaaaatgatcCTGATGGTCCTTTTGCCTTCCGTAGGAAAGCAGGCTGTCAGTACTATGCT cctCATTTAGACCAACCTGGCAACTGGCCATGGAGTAGCCCTAAAGAGGGAAGATTAGGAGATGTGCGTTACAGATACTGCTTAACCACCCTCACTGTACCACAGaggtgtattgggtttgcacGAAGACGGGTCGGCCGTGGTGGAAG GGTGCTACTAGACAGAGCGCATTCGGACTACGATAATACATTTCATCAGCTGgatttggaaatgttttcctcatCACAACACTCTTCAATCAGTCAACTTGCCAATACCTCAGAAACAAATACCTCGGACAAATCTTTCTCGAAAGACCTCAGTCAGATACTAGTCAATATCAAATCATGTAGATGGCGGCATTTTAGGCCTCGGACACCATCCCTACATGACAGTGACAATGATGAACTCTCCTGTAGGAAATTATACAGGGGTATAAATCGGACAGGCACAGCACAACCCGGGACCCAGACATGCAGTACCTCTATACAAAGTAAAAGTAGCAGTGGTTCAGCACATTTTG CATTTACAGCCGAACAATACCAGCAACATCAACAGCAACTGGCACTaatgcagaaacagcagcttgcaCAAATTCATCAACAGCAAGCAAATAGTAATTCCTCTGCCAACACATCACAG AACCTTGAAACTAACCAACAGGAAAGTGGCTTTCGCCTGAATCTACATCATAGCCATTCTGTAAAGTGTTTAGAAGGGACACTGCAG ggttttgtttcCAAGACACTGGATTCTGTTAGTGCTCAATTTGCTGCTTCAGCTTTGGTTACATCAGAACAACTGATGGGATTCAAAATGAAGGATGATGTGGTGCTTGGAATTGGGGTGAATGGCATTCTTCAAGCCTCAG gagTGTACAAGGGCTTACACCTCAGTAGTACTACACCTACAGCACTTGTCCATACAAGTTCATCATCAACAGCAGGTTCAGCCTTGTTACAGCCTTCAAATATAACGCAGACTTCAAGTTCCCACAGTGCACTGAGTCACCAAGTAACTGCTGCCAATTCTGCAACAACTCAGGTTCTGATTGGGAGCAACATTCGATTAACTGTACCCTCATCAGTTGCCACTGTAAACTCTATTACCACACTCAATGCACGACATATACCTAGGACTTTAAGTGCTGTTCCATCATCTGCCTTAAAGCTGGCTGCAGCAACAAATTGTCAGGTGCCCAAGGTTCCAGCTTCGTCCTCTGTGGATGCTGTACCaag GGAAAACCACGAAACAGAGAAGCCAGCACTGAACAATATAGCGGACAATACAGTAGCAATGGAAGTGACGTAG
- the EPC1 gene encoding enhancer of polycomb homolog 1 isoform X5, protein MVIPVPEAESNIAYYESIYPGEFKMPKQLIHIQPFSLDAEQPDYDLDSEDEIFVNKLKKRMDISPLQFEEMIDRLEKGSGQQPVSLQEAKLLLKEDDELIREVYEYWIKKRKNCRGPSLIPAVKQEKRDGSSTNDPYVAFRRRTEKMQTRKNRKNDEASYEKMLKLRRDLSRAVTILEMIKRREKSKRELLHLTLEIMEKRYNLGDYSGEIVSEVMAQRQPIKPTYAIPIIPVTNSSPFKHQEAMELKEFKVKQDKPDVIRPKRKYEKKPKVLPSSAAATPQQTSPAALPVFNAKDLNQYDFPSSDEEPLSQVLSGSSEAEEENDPDGPFAFRRKAGCQYYAPHLDQPGNWPWSSPKEGRLGDVRYRYCLTTLTVPQRCIGFARRRVGRGGRVLLDRAHSDYDNTFHQLDLEMFSSSQHSSISQLANTSETNTSDKSFSKDLSQILVNIKSCRWRHFRPRTPSLHDSDNDELSCRKLYRGINRTGTAQPGTQTCSTSIQSKSSSGSAHFESETSLGLVHQILNHTDGSKSLQSSEFTGENLLYSRKSLTRQSFTAEQYQQHQQQLALMQKQQLAQIHQQQANSNSSANTSQNLETNQQESGFRLNLHHSHSVKCLEGTLQGFVSKTLDSVSAQFAASALVTSEQLMGFKMKDDVVLGIGVNGILQASGVYKGLHLSSTTPTALVHTSSSSTAGSALLQPSNITQTSSSHSALSHQVTAANSATTQVLIGSNIRLTVPSSVATVNSITTLNARHIPRTLSAVPSSALKLAAATNCQVPKVPASSSVDAVPRENHETEKPALNNIADNTVAMEVT, encoded by the exons ATGGTTATACCGGTTCCAGAAGCAGAAAGTAATATTGCATACTATGAATCTATATATCCTGGAGAATTTAAAATGCCAAAGCAGCTGATTCACATACAGC CTTTCAGTTTGGATGCTGAGCAGCCGGATTATGACTTGGATTCAGAAGATGAGATCTTTGTGAATAAGTTGAAGAAAAGAATGGACATCTCTCCTTTGCAATTTGAGGAGATGATAGACAGACTAGAAAAAGGCAGCGGTCAGCAG CCAGTCAGCCTGCAAGAGGCCAAGCTGTTGCTGAAGGAAGATGATGAATTGATCAGAGAAGTATATGAGTACTGgattaaaaagaggaaaaactgtcGAGGTCCCTCTCTTATCCCAGCAGTGAAACAAGAGAAGCGAGATGGTTCCAGCACAAATGACCCTTATGTTGCTTTTAGAAGACGGACAGAAAAGATGCAGACACGGAAA AATCGAAAAAATGATGAAGCATCTTATGAGAAGATGCTTAAGCTCCGTCGAGATCTGAGTCGTGCAGTAACCATCCTGGAGATGataaagaggagggaaaaaagcaagagagagtTGCTGCATTTAACACTGGAAATTATGGAAAAGAG GTATAATTTGGGTGACTACAGTGGAGAGATCGTGTCTGAGGTCATGGCACAGCGGCAACCAATTAAACCTACCTATGCTATTCCCATCATTCCTGTGACTAACAGCAGTCCTTTTAAACACCAAGAAGCTATGGAACTGAAAGAATTTAAAGTTAAA caAGATAAACCTGATGTTATTAGACCCAAAAGGAAGTATGAGAAGAAGCCAAAAGTCTTACCTTCGTCTGCTGCTGCTACTCCTCAACAGACAAGTCCTGCTGCACTGCCAGTCTTTAATGCTAAAGATTTGAATCAGTATGATTTTCCTAGCTCAGATGAAGAACCTCTCTCCCAG GTCTTGTCTGGTTCTTCGgaggctgaggaagaaaatgatcCTGATGGTCCTTTTGCCTTCCGTAGGAAAGCAGGCTGTCAGTACTATGCT cctCATTTAGACCAACCTGGCAACTGGCCATGGAGTAGCCCTAAAGAGGGAAGATTAGGAGATGTGCGTTACAGATACTGCTTAACCACCCTCACTGTACCACAGaggtgtattgggtttgcacGAAGACGGGTCGGCCGTGGTGGAAG GGTGCTACTAGACAGAGCGCATTCGGACTACGATAATACATTTCATCAGCTGgatttggaaatgttttcctcatCACAACACTCTTCAATCAGTCAACTTGCCAATACCTCAGAAACAAATACCTCGGACAAATCTTTCTCGAAAGACCTCAGTCAGATACTAGTCAATATCAAATCATGTAGATGGCGGCATTTTAGGCCTCGGACACCATCCCTACATGACAGTGACAATGATGAACTCTCCTGTAGGAAATTATACAGGGGTATAAATCGGACAGGCACAGCACAACCCGGGACCCAGACATGCAGTACCTCTATACAAAGTAAAAGTAGCAGTGGTTCAGCACATTTTG aaagtgaaACATCTTTGGGCCTGGTGCATCAAATACTAAATCACACTGATGGCTCTAAGTCTCTCCAATCTTCCGAATTCACTGGTGAGAACTTGCTATACAGTAGAAAATCTTTAACCAGGCAAT CATTTACAGCCGAACAATACCAGCAACATCAACAGCAACTGGCACTaatgcagaaacagcagcttgcaCAAATTCATCAACAGCAAGCAAATAGTAATTCCTCTGCCAACACATCACAG AACCTTGAAACTAACCAACAGGAAAGTGGCTTTCGCCTGAATCTACATCATAGCCATTCTGTAAAGTGTTTAGAAGGGACACTGCAG ggttttgtttcCAAGACACTGGATTCTGTTAGTGCTCAATTTGCTGCTTCAGCTTTGGTTACATCAGAACAACTGATGGGATTCAAAATGAAGGATGATGTGGTGCTTGGAATTGGGGTGAATGGCATTCTTCAAGCCTCAG gagTGTACAAGGGCTTACACCTCAGTAGTACTACACCTACAGCACTTGTCCATACAAGTTCATCATCAACAGCAGGTTCAGCCTTGTTACAGCCTTCAAATATAACGCAGACTTCAAGTTCCCACAGTGCACTGAGTCACCAAGTAACTGCTGCCAATTCTGCAACAACTCAGGTTCTGATTGGGAGCAACATTCGATTAACTGTACCCTCATCAGTTGCCACTGTAAACTCTATTACCACACTCAATGCACGACATATACCTAGGACTTTAAGTGCTGTTCCATCATCTGCCTTAAAGCTGGCTGCAGCAACAAATTGTCAGGTGCCCAAGGTTCCAGCTTCGTCCTCTGTGGATGCTGTACCaag GGAAAACCACGAAACAGAGAAGCCAGCACTGAACAATATAGCGGACAATACAGTAGCAATGGAAGTGACGTAG